One genomic segment of Sanyastnella coralliicola includes these proteins:
- a CDS encoding sensor histidine kinase produces MNRKTVNLYSNKQRWKIFLLIAALVIVGITLWYSNAIAEKIRQEEQLKVQLWSEAIQQRAELVNYTQDLFESLRQEERDKADRLAQAYGLINDPPPDMDLTFVTEYLWSNKTIPVLIYDSNDSILYAINLPPGKQGNQAYTDSLRAEMLKRNEPILLKDVGHTIVYNESYRFSELKSVMQDLINSFISETVINSASVPVVLTDSSQTQVLRAERIDSLTLEDPKALQKKLASMADQNEPIAIDLPESGLNYIFYEESLVIRQLRFFPVVQLVLIAVFLFTSYLIFSTFRKAEQNQVWVGMAKETAHQLGTPMSSLMAWMALLEAQGVDAATIAEMNKDVDRLNTITDRFSKIGSKPEPTSEDLGELVEKSFDYLKTRISRKVEFTIEKQVDHYPVKVSVPLFSWVLENLVKNAVDAMEGVGSLKAEIGEDATMIYVDITDTGKGLPKGQFKTVFQPGFTTKKRGWGLGLSLTKRIVEEYHDGKIFVKRSEIGKGTTFRIMLKREG; encoded by the coding sequence TTGAATCGCAAGACCGTGAACCTCTATTCCAATAAACAACGCTGGAAAATCTTCCTCTTGATTGCTGCTTTGGTGATCGTGGGTATCACTTTGTGGTATTCTAACGCTATCGCGGAAAAGATCAGACAAGAAGAGCAGCTGAAGGTTCAACTGTGGTCTGAAGCCATCCAACAGCGGGCCGAGCTAGTAAACTACACCCAAGATCTCTTCGAATCGCTGCGTCAAGAGGAACGAGACAAAGCAGATCGACTCGCCCAGGCTTACGGGCTAATCAACGACCCTCCTCCAGACATGGACCTCACCTTCGTCACAGAATACCTCTGGTCAAACAAGACGATTCCGGTGTTGATCTATGATAGCAACGATTCAATCCTGTATGCCATCAATTTACCACCCGGGAAGCAGGGAAATCAAGCATACACAGATTCGTTACGAGCTGAAATGCTCAAGCGAAACGAGCCCATTTTGCTGAAAGACGTTGGTCATACCATTGTCTACAATGAAAGCTATCGATTCTCTGAGTTGAAAAGCGTAATGCAGGATCTCATCAATAGTTTCATCTCTGAAACGGTGATCAATAGTGCGAGTGTTCCGGTAGTCCTCACAGACAGCTCTCAAACCCAAGTCTTGAGGGCGGAGCGCATCGACAGTTTAACCCTCGAAGACCCGAAGGCTCTACAGAAGAAGTTGGCCTCTATGGCTGATCAAAACGAACCCATTGCCATTGACCTTCCTGAAAGTGGGTTGAACTATATCTTTTACGAGGAGTCCTTGGTCATACGTCAGCTGCGATTCTTCCCCGTTGTTCAGCTCGTGTTGATTGCTGTCTTCCTTTTCACTTCGTATTTGATCTTCTCCACTTTCCGAAAGGCTGAACAGAACCAGGTTTGGGTAGGAATGGCGAAGGAAACAGCCCACCAGCTGGGTACCCCAATGTCTTCTCTGATGGCTTGGATGGCCTTACTAGAAGCCCAAGGAGTAGATGCGGCTACCATTGCTGAGATGAACAAGGACGTTGATCGACTAAACACGATCACCGACCGATTCTCGAAGATTGGCTCCAAGCCCGAACCGACTTCAGAAGACCTCGGTGAACTCGTTGAGAAGTCGTTTGATTATTTGAAGACACGAATTTCTAGAAAGGTTGAATTCACTATCGAAAAGCAGGTTGATCATTACCCCGTGAAGGTCTCGGTTCCGCTCTTTAGTTGGGTGTTGGAGAACCTGGTAAAGAACGCGGTAGATGCGATGGAGGGTGTTGGCTCTTTGAAGGCTGAAATTGGCGAAGACGCTACCATGATCTACGTAGACATCACTGATACCGGTAAAGGGTTGCCGAAAGGCCAATTCAAAACGGTATTCCAGCCCGGATTCACGACAAAGAAGCGAGGGTGGGGACTAGGATTGTCTTTGACCAAGAGAATTGTAGAAGAGTACCATGACGGTAAAATCTTCGTTAAGCGTTCCGAGATTGGAAAAGGAACGACTTTCAGAATCATGCTTAAGCGCGAGGGATAG
- a CDS encoding Kelch repeat-containing protein, which translates to MKSTLLFILTFCTLGLAAQPGWTWEPLPDMPEAVANNAVVSAMSNDTMCVYSFAGIDETLEPQGIHLKTFKYNTLSQQWSQLADVPDSQGKIAAGASYVNGLIYVVGGYYVQDNFSETSSDDIHIFDPQTDSWLDDGAVIPVPIDDQVQVTWRDSLIYVVTGWSDNGNVNDVQIYDTYLDQWSAGTSTPNNSIYKAFGASGEIVGDTIYYHGGVSGSFSFVANSRMRKGVINEDDPTQIDWSQLDNSPGEPGYRSAAAVWNDRLFWIGGGGVAYNFDALAYNGSGVVAPVPRILTYYAGIDFWEDGFTTPEEVMDFRGIGKVDETSWILCGGIGPDQNVLTSTWLLTYDPSVGVGSAAFSELEWVLVNDQLAVNTSQTVDIQVYAATGELLYQGKTRKGEPVDLSLFNGLLIVHLQTEGYLPEIIKVKR; encoded by the coding sequence ATGAAAAGCACCCTACTCTTCATTTTAACCTTTTGCACTCTCGGCCTTGCTGCCCAGCCAGGATGGACGTGGGAGCCATTGCCAGACATGCCTGAAGCCGTAGCTAACAACGCGGTAGTATCGGCCATGAGCAATGATACCATGTGCGTTTATTCCTTTGCAGGCATCGATGAAACGCTAGAGCCTCAGGGCATTCACCTCAAGACATTCAAGTATAATACTCTGAGTCAGCAATGGTCTCAATTGGCCGATGTGCCGGACTCTCAGGGAAAAATTGCTGCAGGAGCGAGCTACGTCAACGGACTTATTTACGTCGTTGGTGGCTACTATGTTCAAGACAATTTCTCTGAGACCTCTTCGGACGACATCCACATTTTCGATCCTCAAACTGACAGTTGGCTGGATGACGGAGCGGTTATTCCGGTTCCGATTGACGATCAAGTTCAAGTCACATGGCGCGATAGCTTGATCTACGTAGTTACAGGATGGAGCGATAACGGCAATGTGAACGATGTTCAGATTTACGATACCTATTTAGATCAATGGTCGGCGGGCACATCTACGCCAAACAACTCAATTTATAAGGCTTTCGGAGCTTCAGGTGAAATCGTTGGTGATACGATTTATTACCACGGTGGGGTGTCAGGCTCGTTCAGTTTTGTAGCGAACAGCCGGATGCGCAAAGGAGTGATTAATGAAGATGACCCAACTCAAATCGACTGGTCACAACTGGATAATTCTCCAGGCGAACCAGGGTATCGTTCGGCAGCTGCTGTGTGGAATGACCGTTTATTCTGGATTGGTGGTGGTGGGGTCGCTTACAACTTTGATGCACTGGCGTACAATGGTTCAGGCGTTGTAGCACCGGTTCCTAGAATCTTGACCTATTACGCAGGCATCGACTTCTGGGAAGATGGTTTCACCACTCCTGAAGAAGTCATGGATTTTCGAGGTATTGGAAAGGTTGATGAAACGAGCTGGATTCTTTGCGGTGGTATTGGCCCAGATCAGAACGTTTTGACCAGCACATGGTTGTTAACCTACGACCCAAGTGTGGGTGTGGGAAGCGCCGCATTCTCTGAATTAGAATGGGTGTTGGTCAATGATCAGCTAGCCGTAAATACATCTCAAACAGTTGATATTCAAGTCTATGCAGCTACAGGTGAGTTGCTCTATCAGGGTAAAACCCGTAAAGGTGAGCCGGTTGATTTGAGCCTTTTCAACGGCTTGTTGATCGTTCATCTACAAACCGAGGGTTATTTACCTGAGATCATCAAAGTCAAGCGTTAA
- a CDS encoding CRTAC1 family protein: MRRFLLFIFLFASAEFYGQSFSEQALALGVDDVAVPMGLMGGGVAIFDYDNDQWQDIYICGGLTRDRLYRNLGDGTFEELGLEAGILATAEANTTGVVVADYDNDGDQDVFLSTSRYTSGNAMAPCMLWENNGDGTFTDVSVDLEIDEPINSFAANFLDINGDGWLDIHVGGYIDDVQFIIDPETGQITGFDHECYEDLLYLSDGYGNFIESASSLGMNNEGCVLALSNVHLKSGIPEPSLYIANDFGQFVSPNKVYSASGEIVIEEAGLMGLDQGLYGMGIASADVNGDGVFDQYVTNMGPDILMISNLDTFEDQSVIRGVINEPINGLIHTGWGCAFLDVESDGDPDLYVVNGHMPTIPMLENVVFDQNQLYINDGTGYFSNASAQSSLNDEGIGRGCAIGDLDNDGDQDIVLSNLYQEEFVYDDRVRIYLNETPQANWVQVKMQGNMNTVNRDGIGAVVVVHTDEGEFIAELTGGGSYASAHSKVLHVGLGNAQSIEFIEVRWPDGCVEEFDNIPLNESVLLSQLCGVYVPGCDPSYELRLYPNPSLGIISLSGIHPGEFELTIRDPKGALVYSKSGRSSGERFSLEQELGLGHYYCTIIDENGMHHIPFVVIE, from the coding sequence ATGCGTCGGTTTCTGCTTTTCATATTTCTTTTCGCTAGCGCGGAATTCTATGGGCAGTCCTTCTCTGAGCAGGCATTGGCATTGGGGGTTGACGATGTTGCCGTTCCGATGGGACTGATGGGTGGTGGCGTTGCGATTTTCGATTACGACAATGATCAATGGCAAGACATCTATATCTGTGGTGGATTGACCCGTGATCGCCTATATCGCAATCTTGGAGATGGAACATTCGAAGAGTTAGGTCTAGAGGCAGGTATTTTGGCTACCGCCGAAGCGAATACAACAGGCGTTGTGGTGGCAGACTACGACAATGATGGCGATCAAGATGTCTTCTTGAGTACGAGCCGCTATACTTCAGGAAACGCCATGGCCCCTTGCATGCTCTGGGAGAACAATGGCGACGGTACCTTCACTGATGTGTCTGTAGACCTTGAAATTGACGAGCCGATTAACAGCTTTGCGGCCAACTTCCTTGATATCAATGGCGACGGATGGCTAGACATTCATGTAGGAGGTTATATCGATGATGTTCAATTTATCATTGACCCTGAAACCGGACAAATCACAGGTTTTGATCATGAGTGCTATGAAGACCTTCTTTATCTAAGCGATGGTTATGGAAATTTCATTGAATCTGCGTCAAGCTTAGGAATGAACAATGAAGGATGTGTATTAGCCCTTAGCAATGTGCACTTGAAGAGTGGTATTCCTGAGCCCTCACTTTATATCGCTAATGATTTTGGGCAATTCGTTTCGCCGAATAAGGTCTATTCAGCCAGCGGTGAAATTGTCATCGAAGAGGCAGGGCTAATGGGTTTAGATCAAGGCCTTTATGGTATGGGTATTGCGTCGGCAGATGTGAATGGAGACGGAGTATTCGATCAGTATGTAACAAATATGGGTCCTGACATCTTGATGATTAGTAACCTTGACACATTTGAGGATCAATCTGTAATTAGAGGTGTGATAAATGAGCCCATAAATGGCTTGATTCATACGGGATGGGGCTGTGCGTTTTTAGATGTAGAAAGTGATGGCGATCCCGATTTGTATGTCGTGAATGGTCATATGCCAACTATACCTATGCTAGAGAATGTGGTGTTCGATCAGAATCAGCTCTACATTAATGATGGCACGGGGTATTTCTCAAATGCCTCAGCCCAGAGCAGTTTGAATGACGAGGGAATCGGCCGAGGATGTGCCATTGGTGATTTAGATAATGATGGCGATCAAGACATTGTGCTGAGCAACTTGTATCAGGAGGAGTTTGTCTATGATGATCGTGTTCGGATTTACCTAAACGAGACCCCTCAGGCAAATTGGGTTCAGGTCAAGATGCAAGGCAACATGAATACTGTAAACCGCGATGGCATTGGAGCGGTCGTGGTAGTTCATACCGACGAAGGAGAATTCATTGCGGAACTCACCGGAGGAGGGAGTTATGCCAGTGCACATTCAAAGGTATTGCACGTTGGACTGGGGAACGCTCAGAGTATTGAATTCATCGAAGTACGTTGGCCAGACGGGTGTGTGGAAGAGTTTGACAACATTCCTTTGAATGAAAGCGTTCTATTATCGCAGTTATGCGGAGTTTACGTTCCGGGGTGCGACCCTTCATATGAGTTGCGTCTTTACCCAAATCCATCTCTTGGAATCATCTCGTTGTCGGGTATTCACCCGGGCGAATTTGAGTTGACGATTCGTGATCCTAAAGGAGCTTTAGTGTATTCAAAGTCGGGTAGATCATCAGGAGAGCGTTTTTCATTGGAACAAGAATTGGGTCTAGGGCATTATTATTGCACCATTATCGATGAAAACGGAATGCACCACATTCCTTTTGTAGTTATTGAATGA
- a CDS encoding ribonucleoside-diphosphate reductase subunit alpha — MKIEERTTQETQQATSLNEQLIDARKKSLAEQQASEETSEGFAWLNEESRKFLHAGYLSPGVSAEQRIREIAERAETILGMPGFADKFYGYMSEGFYSLASPVWSNFGKERGLPISCFGSHIDDDIGNILYTQSEVGMMSKLGGGTSGFFGKIRHRGAAIKNNGEASGAVHIMRLFESMVDVVSQGSVRRGRFSPYLPIEHKDIMEFLEIGTEGNAIQELTHGVTVTNKWMEEMIEGDNDKRAIWAKVLQRRGEMGYPYIFFTDNANNNAADVYQDKNLPIYASNLCTEIMLPSNQNWSFVCVLSSINVLEYDKWKDTDAVQTMIYFLDAIITEFLEKLESYRDSADNDDRQTFLFMERAYNFAKENRALGMGVLGWHSLLQSKMLAFNSQEAYDLNSTIFKTIKERSYQASEELAARFGEPEVLKGYGRRNATLNAVAPTTSSAFILGQVSQGIEPIWSNIYVKDIAKIKTTIKNKFLVSLLQEKGMDTPEVWKDILKHDGSVQHVDFLTQEEKDVFKTYSEIDQMDIVYQAANRQNHIDQGQSVNIIVHPDMPVKEINKIHVTAWKLGLKSLYYQHSMNAAQKFKQKKECVSCEA, encoded by the coding sequence ATGAAGATCGAAGAAAGAACCACCCAAGAAACGCAACAAGCAACAAGCTTAAACGAGCAACTGATCGATGCTCGTAAGAAATCACTCGCTGAGCAACAAGCCTCTGAAGAAACTTCAGAAGGATTTGCTTGGTTGAATGAAGAAAGCCGAAAATTCCTACACGCTGGTTACCTATCTCCAGGAGTGTCGGCTGAACAACGCATTCGCGAAATCGCTGAACGTGCTGAGACTATCCTCGGTATGCCAGGATTTGCAGATAAATTCTACGGATACATGTCTGAAGGATTCTACTCATTGGCTAGCCCAGTGTGGTCGAACTTCGGAAAAGAACGCGGTCTTCCAATCAGCTGCTTCGGATCACATATCGATGATGACATCGGCAACATCCTTTACACGCAGTCTGAGGTGGGTATGATGTCTAAACTAGGTGGAGGTACTTCAGGGTTCTTCGGTAAGATCCGTCACCGTGGTGCGGCTATCAAGAACAATGGTGAAGCTTCTGGTGCAGTTCACATCATGCGCTTGTTCGAATCAATGGTAGACGTAGTAAGCCAAGGGTCTGTGCGTCGTGGTCGTTTCTCACCTTACCTACCAATCGAACACAAAGACATCATGGAGTTCTTGGAAATCGGTACCGAAGGGAACGCGATCCAAGAGTTGACTCACGGTGTAACTGTGACGAACAAGTGGATGGAAGAGATGATCGAAGGTGACAACGACAAGCGCGCTATTTGGGCGAAAGTTCTTCAGCGTCGTGGTGAAATGGGTTACCCATACATCTTCTTCACTGACAACGCGAACAACAACGCAGCAGACGTATACCAAGACAAGAATCTACCGATCTACGCAAGTAACTTGTGTACGGAGATTATGCTTCCTTCAAACCAGAACTGGTCGTTCGTTTGTGTACTCTCAAGCATCAATGTGCTCGAGTACGACAAGTGGAAAGACACAGACGCGGTTCAGACAATGATCTACTTCCTAGATGCTATCATCACTGAATTCCTTGAAAAACTAGAATCATACCGTGATTCTGCTGATAACGATGACCGTCAGACATTCCTCTTCATGGAGCGCGCTTACAACTTCGCTAAGGAGAACCGCGCACTTGGAATGGGAGTACTCGGATGGCACTCACTACTTCAGTCGAAAATGTTGGCATTCAACAGCCAAGAAGCATACGACTTGAACAGCACTATCTTCAAGACGATCAAAGAGCGTTCTTACCAAGCTTCTGAAGAGCTTGCAGCACGTTTCGGAGAGCCTGAAGTATTGAAAGGATACGGACGTCGTAATGCGACATTGAACGCTGTAGCACCGACTACATCATCAGCATTTATTCTCGGACAAGTGTCTCAAGGAATTGAGCCGATCTGGTCGAACATCTACGTGAAAGATATCGCGAAGATCAAGACGACGATCAAGAACAAGTTCCTCGTGAGCCTTCTTCAGGAAAAAGGAATGGATACTCCAGAAGTATGGAAAGACATCCTTAAGCACGATGGTTCTGTACAGCACGTAGACTTCCTGACTCAAGAAGAAAAAGATGTATTCAAGACCTATTCTGAAATAGATCAGATGGATATCGTTTACCAAGCGGCTAACCGTCAAAACCACATCGATCAAGGTCAGTCTGTAAACATCATTGTTCACCCTGACATGCCAGTAAAAGAGATCAACAAGATCCACGTTACCGCTTGGAAACTCGGATTGAAGTCTCTCTACTACCAGCACAGCATGAACGCTGCACAGAAATTCAAGCAGAAGAAAGAGTGTGTGAGCTGTGAAGCTTAA
- a CDS encoding helix-turn-helix domain-containing protein produces the protein MLLIDSILFDFNEKSSVLVLFGVQCLLFAVLFLHIGITEGKRHPKWLAAFMLLGALYLGPFLFGYAGWYSRAPYRHIMFFVPFKQLFLIGPVYYFFVKSLLTPKVKLNKKDLLHFIPAIAYFVYSLIVFIVDKFILDEFYFYADGKDKDLSNWYQIAGFLSMVYYLMLSLRYYMRYRKRSLEEVSFADEIAFKWVKHFALAFGVIVFLRVLFFILNPEWWNFGNKFWYYLCFSISLHYISIVGYSYMKRSYIQPVIDVPLDSSLVSSSEQEMTSVEYQVQEPESDLSSWKKRILDLFKTEQLHTNPSLTLTELAHALNTNRSVVSKVINQEFEMNFNDFINKQRVLAVIEKLQNGEHKESTLLGLAYECGFNSKTTFNRAFKKHLGITPQQYIHKNQL, from the coding sequence ATGTTGTTGATTGACTCAATACTCTTCGACTTCAACGAGAAAAGCTCTGTTCTCGTCCTTTTTGGTGTGCAGTGTCTCCTGTTTGCTGTCTTGTTCTTGCATATTGGGATCACCGAAGGCAAACGTCACCCCAAATGGCTCGCGGCTTTTATGCTGCTAGGTGCTCTTTACCTTGGTCCGTTTTTATTCGGATATGCCGGATGGTATTCACGCGCCCCATATCGCCATATCATGTTCTTCGTTCCGTTCAAACAGCTCTTCCTTATCGGACCTGTTTATTACTTCTTCGTCAAGTCGCTGTTGACTCCGAAAGTCAAGTTGAATAAAAAAGACCTGCTGCATTTCATTCCGGCGATAGCCTATTTTGTCTATAGCCTCATCGTGTTCATTGTAGATAAGTTCATTCTAGATGAATTCTACTTTTACGCTGACGGAAAAGACAAAGACCTTTCAAATTGGTATCAAATCGCCGGATTCTTATCCATGGTATACTATCTCATGCTCAGCTTGAGGTACTATATGCGATACCGAAAGCGATCGTTGGAAGAGGTGAGCTTCGCAGATGAAATCGCATTCAAATGGGTCAAACACTTTGCATTGGCTTTTGGCGTGATCGTCTTTCTGAGAGTACTCTTCTTCATACTTAATCCAGAATGGTGGAACTTCGGAAATAAGTTCTGGTATTACCTCTGCTTCTCCATCTCGCTCCACTACATTTCAATTGTGGGCTACTCATATATGAAGCGTAGCTACATTCAGCCCGTCATTGATGTTCCACTTGATAGTTCTCTTGTTAGCTCTTCAGAACAGGAAATGACTTCTGTAGAATATCAGGTTCAAGAACCAGAGTCAGACCTATCTTCTTGGAAAAAGCGCATCTTAGACTTATTCAAAACAGAACAACTGCACACCAACCCAAGCCTAACACTGACTGAATTAGCCCACGCATTGAATACGAATAGAAGTGTTGTCTCGAAGGTGATTAACCAAGAGTTCGAAATGAATTTTAACGACTTCATCAACAAACAGCGTGTATTGGCGGTCATTGAAAAGTTGCAAAATGGAGAGCATAAAGAAAGCACACTGTTAGGCTTGGCCTATGAATGTGGCTTCAATTCTAAAACCACCTTTAACCGGGCATTTAAGAAGCATTTAGGTATAACTCCTCAACAGTATATTCACAAAAACCAACTTTAA
- a CDS encoding GIY-YIG nuclease family protein: MNKEVWTVYAIRSLHRNYIYVGLTSNIGARLERHNRGYEKTTRPYAPFELIYSEEVATRPEARIREKYWKSGTGKRKLKSIGSL, translated from the coding sequence ATGAATAAGGAAGTCTGGACAGTTTATGCAATCAGAAGCTTACACCGTAATTATATATACGTTGGTCTGACATCTAACATCGGTGCAAGACTGGAGAGACATAATCGAGGATATGAAAAAACAACGCGACCCTATGCACCTTTTGAGTTGATATATTCAGAAGAGGTTGCCACAAGACCTGAGGCTCGAATCAGAGAAAAGTACTGGAAATCAGGGACAGGGAAAAGAAAATTGAAGTCTATTGGTTCTTTGTAG
- a CDS encoding serine hydrolase domain-containing protein, translating into MVKHLLLIIFSSSLILISRAQSDQENTALAIQNIVQQHVNEDDPGAAIGIVKDGEILHEFYFGKANLDHQIDVDEKTRFNIASNCKQFTALCILKLMEEGKLKLEEDFRTYIPDMFENIEQTITINHLISHTSGIRDVYDLYALHGQSWWKLFIDNNDAINMLKSQKHLNFLPGEQFLYSNSNYLILAEIVEVVTEKRFSDFAKMMFQDLGMESTEFLRYYSLVVPNKATAYGDWGSGWRECPAVASVHGDGSLYTTLHDQLIWEQTIQQNNGTKLSQDLINLSQSNIYENHGFGTVSGIDRGIDYIYHNGATCAYNANFLRLPEEGISIVVMSNGARATAEYISWQVAELLVDFQENEAREYPAKPDNTERLRNKESVVGTYQHEDGTIIRITLKNDTLSREMYQRDPIALIPEKGGLFEYSTIADLMLNFENIGTPNQQFTIYKATQAPSTYHKIPDIEQSNFDLAEVEGEYYNDETDTQIIIKHVEADLFAITKNGKEREAIMMSPDRFRMNNYIITTTRNDQNKVTGLLATKERIMNVTFEKLSQ; encoded by the coding sequence ATGGTAAAGCACCTACTCCTCATTATTTTCAGTTCCTCACTCATTCTCATCTCGAGAGCACAATCCGACCAAGAAAACACGGCTCTAGCGATCCAAAACATTGTACAGCAACATGTCAACGAAGACGATCCAGGAGCAGCAATAGGCATCGTTAAAGACGGAGAAATTCTACACGAATTCTATTTCGGCAAAGCAAATCTTGACCACCAAATTGATGTTGATGAGAAAACTCGATTTAACATCGCCTCGAATTGCAAACAGTTCACAGCGCTCTGCATTCTCAAGTTGATGGAAGAGGGTAAACTTAAGCTCGAGGAGGATTTCAGAACATACATTCCTGATATGTTCGAAAATATTGAACAAACGATCACTATCAACCATCTGATTAGCCACACGAGCGGAATTCGAGATGTTTACGACCTATACGCGTTACATGGTCAGTCTTGGTGGAAACTTTTCATTGATAACAACGATGCAATCAATATGCTCAAGTCTCAAAAACACTTGAATTTCCTACCGGGTGAGCAATTCCTCTACAGTAACTCGAACTACCTCATCTTGGCAGAAATCGTTGAAGTTGTCACAGAAAAACGATTCAGTGACTTCGCTAAAATGATGTTTCAGGATTTGGGGATGGAGTCAACTGAGTTCTTGCGTTACTATAGCCTCGTCGTTCCGAATAAGGCCACAGCATATGGAGATTGGGGAAGTGGTTGGCGTGAATGTCCGGCTGTTGCTTCAGTGCATGGAGATGGGAGCCTATACACCACATTGCATGACCAATTAATTTGGGAACAAACCATCCAACAGAACAACGGGACAAAATTGTCGCAAGACCTGATCAACCTAAGTCAATCAAACATTTATGAGAATCACGGTTTCGGCACCGTTTCTGGAATTGATCGAGGAATCGATTACATCTACCACAACGGGGCTACGTGCGCTTACAATGCCAATTTCTTGCGTCTTCCTGAAGAAGGAATTTCCATTGTAGTGATGTCTAATGGTGCACGCGCTACCGCGGAATACATTTCGTGGCAAGTGGCTGAATTACTCGTAGATTTTCAGGAGAACGAGGCAAGGGAATACCCTGCAAAACCTGACAACACGGAACGTCTGCGCAACAAAGAATCCGTCGTAGGAACCTATCAACACGAAGACGGAACCATCATTCGTATCACCCTGAAGAACGACACCCTCAGTCGTGAAATGTACCAACGAGACCCTATCGCGCTCATTCCTGAAAAAGGTGGTTTGTTCGAATATTCGACAATCGCCGACCTTATGCTGAATTTCGAAAATATCGGTACCCCCAACCAGCAATTCACCATATACAAGGCTACTCAAGCTCCAAGCACTTACCATAAAATTCCAGATATAGAGCAATCGAACTTCGATCTAGCGGAAGTGGAGGGCGAATACTACAATGATGAAACTGACACTCAAATAATCATCAAACACGTAGAAGCAGATCTTTTTGCCATTACCAAAAATGGAAAGGAACGCGAAGCGATCATGATGAGTCCTGATCGGTTTAGGATGAACAATTACATCATCACGACCACGCGCAATGATCAAAACAAAGTCACCGGTCTGCTGGCCACAAAAGAGAGGATCATGAATGTCACGTTTGAGAAACTCAGCCAATGA